In Modestobacter versicolor, a single genomic region encodes these proteins:
- a CDS encoding SDR family oxidoreductase encodes MRVFVTGATGYIGSAVVRELLAAGHSVVGLARSDPAAAALVAAGAEAHRGDLDDPEGLTAAAATVDGVVHTAYKHDFSDIAAAGRTDLAVVRTIGAALAGSDRPFLVTSGTAVLPPGRLGTEADPADPGAPGAHRNAAEAATLELAGAGVRASVVRLPPSVHGDGDRHGFVPTLVGVARTTGVSGYVDDGANRWPAVHREDAARLFRLALEQAPAGTRLHGVGEEGVPFRQIAEAIGRQLGVPAVSVPREQAPEHFGWIGHFAAIDNPTSGAVTQEMLGWRPAGPSLLADLAAGRYA; translated from the coding sequence ATGCGCGTGTTCGTCACCGGCGCCACCGGCTACATCGGTTCCGCCGTCGTCCGTGAGCTCCTGGCCGCGGGTCACTCCGTCGTCGGCCTCGCCCGCTCCGACCCCGCCGCCGCCGCGCTGGTGGCCGCGGGCGCCGAGGCCCACCGCGGCGACCTCGACGACCCGGAGGGCCTGACCGCCGCCGCGGCCACCGTGGACGGCGTCGTCCACACCGCCTACAAGCACGACTTCTCCGACATCGCGGCCGCCGGTCGCACCGACCTGGCCGTCGTCCGGACGATCGGTGCCGCGCTCGCCGGCTCCGACCGCCCCTTCCTGGTCACCTCGGGCACGGCGGTGCTCCCGCCGGGCCGGCTGGGCACCGAGGCCGACCCCGCCGACCCCGGCGCACCCGGAGCGCACCGCAACGCCGCGGAGGCGGCCACCCTGGAACTGGCCGGCGCGGGCGTGCGGGCCTCGGTCGTGCGCCTCCCGCCGTCGGTGCACGGCGACGGCGACCGGCACGGGTTCGTGCCGACCCTCGTCGGCGTCGCCCGGACGACGGGCGTGTCCGGGTACGTGGACGACGGGGCGAACCGCTGGCCCGCGGTGCACCGGGAGGACGCCGCCCGGCTGTTCCGGCTGGCGCTGGAGCAGGCGCCGGCGGGGACCCGGCTGCACGGGGTGGGGGAAGAGGGCGTGCCGTTCCGGCAGATCGCCGAGGCCATCGGCCGGCAGCTGGGTGTGCCGGCGGTCAGCGTCCCGCGGGAGCAGGCCCCCGAGCACTTCGGCTGGATCGGGCACTTCGCGGCGATCGACAACCCGACGTCGGGCGCGGTGACCCAGGAGATGCTGGGCTGGCGGCC